One genomic region from Accipiter gentilis chromosome Z, bAccGen1.1, whole genome shotgun sequence encodes:
- the KPTN gene encoding KICSTOR complex protein kaptin isoform X7 — MAVRCPLVEDSFSRLASQSNVYGLAALEGGEGPGGLLAAALKGKVIYFRYHDLRQRLRPVARELQFTYIPVDAEIVSIDSFPKSPPQRGLVVGITFIKDSGDKASPFLNIYCDYEPGSEYDLDSVAQSCLNLELQFTPFQLCHAEVCIGDKPETVFLLSGNDPSVHLYKENEGSHQFEEQPVQHLFPELQDLPSNILWLDVCNIPGTGQRITAFGCQSGYVRVARVDQASRDRTASVGPGAPSQPLDPCGNPSLSQRCSRAGVSSRTVPSPRSWCSRCRRSWEPAQSRTVTPSPRRATASSSPAPSSSPWCTGASLLQIHQRRRESTWRIPSPLDAALPQPAAFHDLHRPDCRWAL; from the exons ATGGCGGTCCGGTGCCCGCTGGTGGAGGACAGCTTCAGCCGGCTGGCCTCGCAGAGCAACGTGTACGGGCTGGCGGCTCTGGAGGGCGGGGAGGGGCCCGGCGGGCTGCTGGCGGCGGCGCTGAAGGGGAAGGTGATTTACTTCCGGTACCACGACCTACGGCAGCGGCTGCGGCCCGTGGCCAGGGAACTGCAGTTCACCTACATCCCGG TTGACGCCGAGATCGTCTCCATCGACTCCTTCCCGAAATCGCCCCCCCAGCGCGGCCTTGTCGTCGGCATCACCTTCATCAAG GACTCCGGGGACAAAGCCAGCCCCTTCCTCAACATTTACTGCGACTATGAGCCTGGCTCCGAGTACGACCTCGACTCCGTGGCGC AGAGTTGCCTCAACCTGGAGCTCCAGTTCACTCCATTCCAGCTCTGCCACGCCGA GGTCTGCATCGGTGACAAACCCGAGACGGTTTTTCTGCTGAGCGGGAACGACCCCTCCGTCCACCTCTACAAGGAG AACGAAGGCTCCCACCAGTTTGAGGAGCAGCCGGTCCAGCACCTCTTCCCGGAGCTCCAGGACCTGCCCAGCAA CATCCTCTGGCTCGACGTCTGCAACATCCCCGGCACTGGCCAGCGCATCACCGCCTTCGGTTGCCAGAGTGGCTACGTCCGCGTCGCTCGGGTGGACCAGGCCAGTCGAG ACAGGACAGCGTCGGTGGGACCAGGAGCCCCATCCCAGCCACTGGATCCCTGTGGCAACCCCTCTCTGTCACAGCGGTGCTCCAGAGCTGGAGTATCCAGCAGGACGGTCCCATCTCCAAGGTCCTGGTGTTCCCGCTGCCGTCGGAGCTGGGAGCCGGCACAGTCCAGGACG GTGACGCCATCGCCGCGCAGGGCTACAGCGTCCTCGTCACCAGCACCATCGAGCTCTCCGTGGTGTACAG GAGCTTCTCTGTTACAAATACACCAGCGCCGCAGGGAATCCACCTGGCGAATTCCGTCTCCTTTGGACGCGGCGCTTCCCCAGCCCGCTGCTTTCCATGATCTACACCGACCTGACTGCCGATGGGCTCTGTGA